A stretch of Spirosoma oryzicola DNA encodes these proteins:
- the hisB gene encoding bifunctional histidinol-phosphatase/imidazoleglycerol-phosphate dehydratase HisB → MRKILFIDRDGTLIIEPQPDQQVDSLAKLDYIPKAISAMRKIAEETDYELVMVTNQDGLGTSSFPEDTFWPAHNKMLATFSSENISFSAVHIDRHFPHENSLTRKPGIGMLTQYLSDAYDLANSYVIGDRLTDVQLAVNLGAKAILFLPPNGLATVQAADVTGLTDEMKQVIAFTTDDWDKIYEFLRLPARVATVERNTKETQIRVDLNLDGRGQADMHTGLGFFDHMLDQVAKHSGADLSIHVKGDLHIDEHHTIEDTALALGEAYRRALGDKRGISRYGFLLPMDEALAQVAIDFSGRPWLVWEAEFRREKVGDMPTEMFFHFFKSFSDAALCNLNIKVEGDNEHHKIEAIFKAFAKAIKMAVGRDIKELDNLPSTKGVL, encoded by the coding sequence ATGCGAAAAATATTATTCATTGACCGTGACGGTACACTTATTATTGAGCCTCAACCCGATCAGCAGGTCGATTCCCTAGCGAAACTCGATTATATTCCTAAAGCGATTTCGGCGATGCGTAAAATTGCCGAGGAGACCGACTATGAGTTGGTGATGGTTACTAACCAGGATGGCCTCGGCACCAGTTCGTTTCCGGAAGATACGTTCTGGCCGGCACATAACAAAATGCTGGCTACGTTCTCGAGCGAGAATATTTCGTTCTCTGCGGTACACATCGACCGCCATTTTCCCCACGAGAACTCGCTTACCCGCAAACCCGGTATCGGAATGCTCACGCAGTATTTAAGCGATGCATACGACCTTGCCAACAGCTACGTTATCGGCGACCGCCTGACCGACGTACAACTAGCCGTTAATCTGGGGGCTAAAGCCATTCTGTTTTTGCCGCCGAACGGATTAGCCACGGTACAAGCTGCCGATGTTACGGGCCTAACCGACGAAATGAAACAGGTGATTGCCTTCACAACCGACGATTGGGATAAGATTTACGAATTTTTGCGCTTGCCCGCCCGCGTCGCTACCGTTGAACGCAATACAAAAGAAACGCAGATTCGGGTCGATCTAAACCTTGATGGCCGGGGTCAGGCCGACATGCATACGGGTCTTGGCTTCTTCGACCACATGCTCGATCAGGTAGCCAAGCATTCAGGGGCGGATCTTTCCATTCATGTAAAAGGCGATCTGCACATTGATGAACACCATACCATCGAGGATACGGCCCTCGCGCTGGGCGAAGCGTACCGACGTGCGCTGGGCGACAAACGGGGAATCAGCCGCTACGGTTTCTTACTCCCTATGGATGAAGCACTTGCTCAGGTAGCTATTGACTTTTCGGGCAGGCCCTGGCTGGTGTGGGAGGCCGAATTCCGGCGCGAAAAAGTCGGCGATATGCCAACCGAAATGTTCTTTCACTTCTTTAAATCATTCTCCGATGCGGCCTTGTGCAACCTGAACATCAAAGTAGAAGGTGACAATGAGCATCATAAGATTGAAGCGATTTTTAAAGCGTTTGCCAAAGCCATAAAAATGGCCGTTGGACGCGATATTAAAGAACTTGACAACCTTCCGAGTACGAAGGGCGTTCTGTAA
- a CDS encoding S8 family serine peptidase: protein MTFRLTSFICLVALLIQANSGVSSPQPTGPNTSKQNSDKPKYWILFNAKDQGTQPALSEAALLRRRSQNLPLDDTDQPVSAHYVSRLQHEGIQSITQSRWLNAVSARLSADEYARVAALPFVAGIQAIDPAIIITSIGGQDQGISPHMAPVMTQIQAPDFMQAGLTGRFVNVGVIDAGFFGADSANALKHVFTRDGVKRVRDYVNDKKTRGDLFHTLETMSDFHGTEVLAAIAGNDPIEKTQYGLATDATFYLARTDQGNREYRGEEDNWVAAMEWMDSLGVRLINTSLGYAKGMSNPKENYQPSQMDGHTSLISRAAQIAADKKGILIVVSAGNEGDDRSWRIISTPADAQGVLAIGATNAKLWNRIGYSSIGPESLPYLKPNVSCFSLYGTSLSAPVITGFAACIMQANPKLTNKEVMAIIEKSSHLYPYGNNYVGYGVPQASRAIALLRNQPLPPTARSVKASGKSFSLPVSTDDTVVSVFHKKDATHILQQEAMKVNNGKLALRRSATEKQTTVDLKKEVIEVIWE from the coding sequence ATGACGTTTCGCTTAACCTCATTCATTTGCCTGGTTGCCCTGTTGATTCAGGCGAATTCGGGGGTGTCGTCGCCCCAACCAACTGGACCAAACACGAGTAAACAAAACTCCGATAAACCAAAGTATTGGATTCTGTTCAACGCTAAAGATCAAGGTACTCAGCCCGCCTTATCGGAAGCCGCTCTATTACGGAGACGGTCGCAGAATCTACCGCTGGACGATACAGATCAACCGGTTTCTGCTCATTACGTTAGCCGTTTACAACACGAAGGTATTCAGTCGATTACGCAATCACGCTGGTTAAACGCGGTGTCGGCCCGGCTTTCGGCTGACGAGTACGCTCGGGTAGCGGCCTTACCTTTTGTCGCAGGCATTCAGGCGATTGATCCGGCAATTATCATTACATCAATAGGGGGGCAGGACCAGGGTATCAGCCCGCACATGGCACCAGTGATGACGCAGATTCAGGCACCTGATTTTATGCAGGCTGGATTGACAGGCCGTTTCGTGAACGTTGGTGTTATCGACGCCGGATTTTTTGGCGCTGATTCGGCGAATGCGCTGAAGCATGTATTTACGCGTGACGGGGTAAAGCGAGTCCGCGATTACGTGAATGACAAAAAGACGCGCGGTGACTTATTTCATACGCTCGAAACCATGTCCGATTTTCACGGTACGGAAGTATTGGCCGCCATTGCGGGTAATGATCCTATTGAAAAAACGCAGTACGGTCTGGCTACCGATGCGACGTTTTATCTGGCGAGAACCGATCAGGGCAATCGCGAATACCGAGGAGAAGAGGATAACTGGGTAGCTGCGATGGAATGGATGGATAGTCTTGGCGTTCGGCTCATCAACACATCGCTGGGCTACGCCAAAGGCATGAGCAACCCAAAGGAAAACTACCAGCCGAGTCAGATGGACGGTCACACAAGCCTCATTAGCCGGGCCGCGCAGATTGCCGCTGATAAGAAAGGAATTTTAATTGTCGTGTCCGCTGGTAACGAGGGCGACGACCGCTCGTGGCGCATCATTAGCACACCCGCCGATGCGCAAGGGGTATTAGCGATTGGCGCTACTAACGCCAAGCTTTGGAATCGTATTGGCTACAGCAGCATTGGCCCGGAGAGTCTACCTTATCTGAAACCCAATGTTTCGTGCTTCTCGCTTTATGGAACGTCCCTGTCGGCTCCGGTGATTACGGGTTTTGCGGCTTGTATCATGCAGGCAAATCCCAAACTGACGAATAAGGAAGTGATGGCTATTATCGAGAAGTCGTCGCACTTATACCCGTACGGCAATAATTATGTGGGGTATGGCGTCCCTCAGGCTTCGCGGGCTATTGCTTTACTGCGCAACCAACCCTTGCCACCCACGGCCCGATCCGTGAAAGCGTCGGGTAAATCGTTCTCGTTACCGGTTTCTACCGATGACACTGTTGTGTCCGTTTTTCACAAAAAAGATGCGACGCATATCTTGCAGCAGGAAGCCATGAAAGTTAACAACGGGAAGCTGGCGCTTCGTCGGTCGGCAACGGAAAAGCAGACAACCGTGGATCTGAAAAAAGAAGTAATCGAAGTGATCTGGGAATAA
- the pabB gene encoding aminodeoxychorismate synthase component I, which yields MNTKRVAIDDALAFRWKALAWALDQQAHQHGFVAFLNSNKIAYPNDPFPNRLFVGAKRVVSFSDTDTFQELYKAYTEQPGFLVGYLGYDLKNELETLGSRNPNRLGLPNAYFVEPEWVIDFEEDGIIVWGGNDPDSLIEAIKLTGFQKEYADKTAQRTSKGVQCRVSPEEYQANVRRIQQHIRAGDVYELNYCIEFFVEQVLLDPLTVYRALNERSPMPFSSLLKLGDQYSIGASPERFLKKQGPKILSQPIKGTIRRGRNAQEDVMLREQLVHSEKERAENLMIVDLVRNDLARSAQTGSVQVDELFGIYGFQQVYQMISTVSATLRDTVTWADAIRHAFPMGSMTGAPKIRSMELIDKLEVSRRGLYSGAIGFITPEGDFDFSVVIRTLLYDAQRQYASFSVGSAITYDAIPEQEWEECLLKARAIREVVESYLHAKRT from the coding sequence ATGAACACAAAGCGCGTGGCCATTGATGATGCACTGGCGTTTCGGTGGAAAGCACTAGCGTGGGCTTTGGACCAGCAGGCGCACCAGCACGGCTTCGTGGCTTTTCTAAACAGTAATAAGATTGCTTATCCCAATGACCCGTTTCCCAATCGACTGTTTGTCGGGGCGAAACGGGTCGTTTCATTTTCAGATACGGACACGTTTCAGGAGTTGTACAAAGCGTACACGGAGCAGCCAGGATTTTTGGTTGGTTACTTAGGGTACGACCTGAAGAATGAGCTTGAAACGCTAGGCAGCCGTAATCCGAACCGACTGGGTCTGCCTAATGCTTATTTTGTCGAACCCGAGTGGGTCATTGATTTTGAAGAAGATGGCATAATCGTCTGGGGTGGCAATGATCCTGATTCGCTAATTGAAGCGATCAAGCTTACGGGTTTCCAAAAAGAGTACGCAGACAAGACAGCTCAACGCACCAGCAAGGGTGTCCAATGCCGTGTTTCGCCTGAAGAATACCAGGCGAATGTCCGTCGGATTCAGCAGCATATTCGAGCTGGTGATGTGTATGAACTAAACTACTGCATCGAGTTTTTCGTCGAGCAGGTCCTACTTGATCCTTTAACTGTCTACCGAGCGTTGAATGAACGGTCGCCCATGCCGTTTTCAAGCCTACTCAAACTAGGCGATCAGTATAGCATCGGTGCTTCACCGGAGCGATTTTTAAAGAAGCAGGGACCAAAAATTCTGTCGCAGCCCATCAAAGGAACCATTCGGCGGGGGCGTAACGCGCAAGAAGACGTCATGCTGCGCGAGCAGTTGGTTCATTCCGAAAAAGAACGGGCCGAAAACCTGATGATTGTCGATCTGGTGCGTAACGATCTGGCCCGTAGCGCTCAAACGGGTTCTGTACAGGTCGATGAACTCTTCGGTATTTATGGCTTTCAGCAGGTCTATCAGATGATCTCCACCGTTTCGGCAACCTTACGCGATACAGTTACCTGGGCCGATGCTATTCGCCACGCTTTCCCGATGGGTAGTATGACGGGTGCACCCAAAATTCGGTCGATGGAACTGATCGACAAGTTGGAAGTCAGTCGGCGGGGGCTCTACTCGGGGGCCATTGGGTTCATCACGCCTGAGGGTGATTTTGATTTCAGCGTTGTCATTCGAACGCTGTTGTATGATGCCCAGCGTCAGTACGCATCTTTTTCGGTAGGAAGCGCAATAACCTACGATGCGATCCCTGAACAGGAATGGGAGGAATGCCTGCTAAAAGCACGAGCCATTCGAGAAGTAGTCGAGAGCTATCTGCACGCCAAGCGCACTTAG
- a CDS encoding 1-acyl-sn-glycerol-3-phosphate acyltransferase, with protein MLSALTRWLFKIAGWRVVGPIPHLPKGIWAVAPHTTNWDFLIGLGIRPTIHIWIQYLAKSSLFTWYAGWLFRLLGGKPVYRDKSRNMVDSVVNVFNQNEQLHICIAPEGTRSNVEKLKTGFYYIALEANVPIIPVGFDWPRKLAILGDPIYVTGDYEKDMIPFYEFFAQVHGIKKDWLKKWEETGVMQ; from the coding sequence ATGCTAAGTGCTCTAACCCGTTGGTTATTTAAAATTGCCGGATGGCGGGTAGTTGGTCCTATACCGCATTTACCCAAAGGTATCTGGGCGGTTGCTCCTCATACGACCAACTGGGACTTTTTGATTGGTCTGGGGATTCGCCCTACCATTCACATCTGGATTCAATATCTGGCTAAAAGCTCGCTTTTTACGTGGTATGCGGGCTGGCTTTTTCGCCTGTTAGGCGGCAAACCTGTTTATCGCGACAAATCGCGTAACATGGTTGATTCGGTGGTTAACGTGTTTAACCAGAACGAACAACTTCATATTTGCATTGCACCCGAGGGGACTCGCAGCAATGTGGAAAAGCTAAAAACGGGCTTCTATTACATTGCTCTCGAAGCCAACGTACCTATCATTCCGGTTGGTTTCGACTGGCCCCGCAAACTTGCAATTCTTGGCGATCCCATCTACGTGACAGGCGACTACGAGAAAGACATGATTCCTTTCTACGAATTTTTCGCCCAGGTTCACGGTATCAAGAAGGACTGGTTGAAGAAATGGGAAGAAACAGGAGTCATGCAGTAA
- the lpxB gene encoding lipid-A-disaccharide synthase — protein MKYYLIAGERSGDLHGANLIRAIRRHDPAAQCRAYGGEQMEEAGTVLVRHYREMAFMGFLEVAKNLGTIRRILRECQADVLQHRPDALILIDYAGFNLRMARFAKKHGIRVFYYISPKVWAWNQRRALKIKATVDRLFTILPFETEFFAKYDYDVSYVGNPLLDALADFKPNPSFRSTLKLDDRPVIALLPGSRRQEITSILPVMLAATRQFPNYQFVVGTVSNLPSPLYSNLMAGYPTVKRVNDAAYDLLHIATAALVTSGTATLETALLNIPQVVCYRTTTISYAIAKSLIAVPFISLVNLIANREVVTELIQSNLNTERVTDALQAILPGDKRREIQLAGYAEVQAKMGEPGASERAGQQMVELAEANKNG, from the coding sequence ATGAAATACTATCTAATTGCTGGTGAGCGCTCCGGCGATCTACATGGAGCCAATCTGATCCGGGCTATTCGGCGTCATGATCCCGCTGCGCAGTGTCGGGCTTATGGCGGTGAGCAGATGGAGGAGGCTGGGACTGTGCTGGTCCGCCACTACCGCGAGATGGCGTTTATGGGCTTTCTGGAAGTCGCTAAAAATTTGGGTACTATCCGTCGGATCTTGCGCGAGTGCCAGGCCGATGTGCTCCAGCATCGCCCGGATGCGTTGATTCTAATCGACTACGCCGGGTTTAATCTACGCATGGCGCGCTTTGCCAAGAAGCACGGAATTCGGGTGTTCTATTACATTTCGCCAAAGGTTTGGGCCTGGAATCAACGGCGTGCGCTGAAAATCAAAGCTACGGTGGATCGGCTCTTCACGATTCTACCGTTCGAAACTGAGTTTTTTGCCAAGTACGATTACGACGTATCGTACGTTGGCAATCCGTTGCTGGATGCGCTTGCGGATTTCAAACCCAATCCTTCGTTTCGGTCAACGCTAAAGCTTGATGATCGGCCGGTTATTGCCTTGCTTCCCGGCAGCCGTCGGCAGGAAATCACCTCGATACTTCCCGTTATGCTGGCGGCAACGCGTCAGTTCCCGAATTATCAGTTCGTAGTCGGGACGGTCAGTAATCTGCCTTCGCCCCTGTACAGTAATTTGATGGCTGGTTATCCAACTGTTAAACGGGTCAATGATGCGGCTTACGATCTGCTTCACATTGCTACCGCTGCGCTTGTTACATCGGGTACCGCCACGCTCGAAACGGCGCTGCTAAACATCCCGCAGGTCGTATGTTACAGAACGACAACAATATCTTACGCCATTGCCAAAAGCCTGATTGCGGTACCGTTCATATCGCTCGTCAATCTGATCGCCAACCGGGAAGTAGTAACGGAACTGATCCAGAGCAATTTGAACACAGAGCGGGTTACCGATGCATTGCAGGCCATTTTACCGGGCGACAAACGGCGGGAAATACAATTGGCAGGTTACGCAGAAGTACAAGCGAAAATGGGGGAGCCGGGCGCGTCGGAGCGGGCCGGACAGCAAATGGTTGAGTTGGCAGAAGCGAACAAAAACGGATAG
- a CDS encoding NYN domain-containing protein — MPTTASRLTRIGVFYDGNYFLHVSNYYNYSHERRSRISISGLHAFIRRQVAEEEGVNERLCQIVDAHYFRGRLNAHEANQRGNQLFYDRLFDDILMSEGVVTHYLPVKTYQGYRQEKGIDVWLALEAFELAQYKKFDVVVLITSDGDYVPLIRKLNTLGSRIMVLSWDFEFLNEQGEKQVTRTSQDLLEEVSYPVAMHGLIDDRSRRNDIVIQNLFVKPQQQQARPTFTAVTSNSGSYTNGFSGGIPEEGYDDYLQSDEPNYNIADGIDPDPEGRKISTIRSLKTGYGFVNFPPNNLFFHYTSLIDTDFNELQVDDEVEFTVGQNAEGKDIAVDVRLLRS, encoded by the coding sequence ATGCCTACAACAGCATCCAGATTGACCCGTATTGGGGTTTTTTATGACGGAAACTATTTTTTACACGTAAGCAATTATTATAATTATTCTCACGAACGACGTAGTCGAATCAGTATATCCGGTTTACACGCATTTATACGCCGTCAGGTTGCCGAAGAAGAAGGGGTCAATGAGCGTTTATGTCAGATTGTAGATGCGCATTATTTTAGAGGACGCCTGAATGCCCACGAAGCCAACCAGCGGGGGAATCAATTATTCTACGACCGTTTATTCGACGACATTCTGATGTCGGAGGGGGTTGTTACGCATTATCTGCCCGTAAAAACCTACCAGGGGTATCGCCAGGAGAAAGGCATCGATGTCTGGCTGGCTCTCGAAGCCTTTGAATTGGCGCAGTACAAGAAGTTTGACGTAGTTGTGTTGATAACTTCCGACGGCGATTATGTGCCGCTGATCCGTAAGCTGAATACGCTTGGCTCACGGATTATGGTGCTGAGTTGGGACTTTGAGTTCCTGAACGAGCAGGGCGAAAAGCAGGTAACCCGTACGTCGCAGGATCTGCTCGAAGAAGTATCCTATCCGGTAGCTATGCACGGCCTGATCGACGACCGGAGCCGTCGAAACGATATCGTTATCCAAAACTTGTTTGTCAAGCCGCAACAGCAGCAGGCCCGCCCGACATTCACGGCAGTAACCAGCAATAGTGGAAGCTACACCAATGGCTTCAGCGGTGGGATTCCCGAAGAAGGATACGACGATTATTTACAGTCCGATGAGCCTAATTATAACATCGCGGACGGCATAGACCCCGATCCGGAAGGTCGTAAAATCAGTACCATTCGTAGTTTAAAGACGGGTTACGGTTTCGTGAATTTTCCGCCCAACAACTTGTTCTTTCACTACACAAGCCTGATTGATACCGATTTCAACGAATTGCAGGTAGACGACGAAGTTGAGTTCACCGTTGGTCAGAACGCCGAAGGGAAAGATATCGCGGTTGACGTACGGCTATTACGCTCGTAA
- the rfaD gene encoding ADP-glyceromanno-heptose 6-epimerase: protein MIIVTGAAGFIGSCLISKLNQENFNFIIAVDDFSDPLKEANLTGKRIQERVDREEFFSWLDDNYQEVEFIFHIGARTDTTEFDREIFEHLNVEYSKQIWNRCIDYQIPLVYASSAATYGLGEFGYDDNESVIPHLKPLNPYGDSKNEFDIWALEQERKPFFWAGLKFFNVYGPNEYHKDRMASVIFHAYNQIGQTSHMKLFRSHNPDFTDGGQMRDFIYVKDVINVCSFLMHHRRNSGIYNLGSGKARTFLDLATLTFRAMGSDPQIEFIDTPVDIRDKYQYFTQANMAKLRSIGYDRPFCTLEEGISDYVKNYLKEGKYL, encoded by the coding sequence ATGATTATTGTTACGGGGGCCGCTGGCTTTATCGGAAGCTGTTTAATCAGCAAGTTGAATCAGGAAAATTTCAATTTTATCATTGCTGTCGATGACTTCTCAGACCCTCTTAAAGAAGCTAATCTGACGGGTAAACGCATCCAGGAACGGGTTGACCGCGAAGAGTTTTTCAGTTGGCTGGACGATAACTATCAGGAAGTCGAATTTATTTTTCATATCGGTGCGCGTACCGATACGACCGAATTTGACCGGGAGATTTTCGAGCACCTGAACGTCGAGTATTCGAAGCAAATCTGGAATCGCTGCATCGACTACCAGATTCCCCTCGTATATGCGTCATCGGCGGCAACCTACGGCTTGGGCGAGTTTGGTTACGACGACAACGAATCTGTAATCCCGCACCTGAAACCGCTAAATCCCTACGGCGATTCGAAGAACGAGTTCGACATCTGGGCGCTGGAACAGGAGCGTAAACCTTTCTTCTGGGCCGGATTGAAATTCTTTAACGTCTACGGTCCGAATGAGTACCACAAAGACCGGATGGCGTCCGTAATCTTTCACGCGTACAACCAGATTGGTCAGACGAGCCACATGAAGCTGTTCCGCTCACACAATCCCGATTTCACGGACGGTGGGCAGATGCGTGATTTCATTTACGTGAAAGATGTTATCAATGTCTGTTCATTCCTAATGCATCACCGCCGTAACTCGGGCATCTATAACCTGGGTAGCGGCAAGGCTCGAACCTTCCTCGATCTGGCGACTCTCACCTTCCGCGCGATGGGTAGCGATCCACAGATTGAATTCATCGATACCCCCGTCGATATTCGCGATAAGTACCAGTATTTCACGCAGGCCAATATGGCCAAGCTTCGCTCCATTGGCTATGATCGCCCATTCTGTACATTAGAGGAAGGCATTTCAGACTACGTAAAAAATTACCTGAAAGAAGGGAAGTATTTATAA
- a CDS encoding aminopeptidase P N-terminal domain-containing protein, with translation MRYLPIDNQLFVHNRQRLAQLLKPKSLVVLNANDILPTNADGTMTFRQNNDLFYLTGVDQEETRLVLFPTHPDPKFREVLFLRETSELIEIWEGHKLTKAEAEQTSGISQKQVYWTHQFEQIFQQMIFEAEHVYLNTNEHTRATVDVQTRDARFIEEFKQKYPLHHLERLAPLMHYLRAIKQPQELPLIQTAIDITDKMFRRLLGFIKPGVWEYEIEAEMMHEYLRNRSRGAAYSPIIASGANACVLHYIDNSQQCQDGDVILLDIGAEYANYNADMTRSVPVNGRYTQRQRAVYDAVLRVMREATQMLRPGNLWDEYHREVGKIMESELIGLGLLDRSEVEKQDPDAPLYKKYFMHGTSHFLGLDVHDVGNKYRRMEPGMVFTVEPGIYIPSEKLGIRLENNVLITESGNVDLMANIPVEAAEIEELMNA, from the coding sequence ATGCGATACTTGCCCATTGACAACCAACTATTCGTTCACAACCGCCAGCGGCTTGCCCAGCTCCTGAAACCAAAATCGCTGGTGGTACTGAATGCCAATGACATCCTGCCGACCAATGCCGATGGCACGATGACCTTTCGCCAAAACAACGATTTATTTTACCTGACCGGCGTTGATCAGGAAGAAACCCGGCTTGTTTTGTTCCCAACGCACCCGGACCCGAAGTTTCGGGAGGTCTTATTTCTGCGCGAAACCAGCGAGCTGATTGAAATCTGGGAAGGGCATAAACTGACCAAAGCGGAAGCCGAACAAACATCGGGTATTTCGCAAAAGCAAGTTTACTGGACGCATCAGTTTGAGCAGATCTTCCAGCAAATGATCTTCGAAGCCGAACATGTGTATCTGAACACAAACGAACACACCCGTGCTACCGTGGACGTGCAAACCCGCGATGCCCGCTTCATCGAAGAATTTAAACAGAAATACCCATTGCACCATCTGGAGCGGTTGGCTCCGCTGATGCACTATCTACGGGCTATCAAGCAGCCGCAGGAGTTACCACTTATCCAAACAGCCATTGACATTACGGACAAAATGTTCCGTCGGTTGCTTGGTTTTATCAAGCCGGGGGTGTGGGAATACGAGATTGAGGCCGAAATGATGCACGAGTACCTGCGCAACCGATCGCGGGGGGCCGCTTATTCACCGATTATTGCGTCGGGAGCCAACGCCTGCGTGTTGCACTACATCGACAACAGCCAGCAGTGTCAGGACGGTGATGTGATTCTGCTCGACATTGGTGCCGAATACGCGAATTACAATGCCGATATGACCCGTTCCGTTCCTGTCAATGGCCGATACACGCAACGCCAGCGGGCAGTGTACGACGCCGTACTACGTGTTATGAGAGAAGCGACACAGATGCTTCGTCCGGGAAATCTTTGGGATGAATACCACCGTGAAGTGGGCAAAATCATGGAGTCGGAATTGATTGGCCTTGGTTTGCTTGACCGTAGTGAAGTAGAAAAGCAGGACCCCGACGCACCGTTGTACAAAAAATATTTCATGCACGGCACATCTCATTTTCTGGGACTCGATGTACACGATGTCGGCAACAAATACCGCCGAATGGAGCCGGGTATGGTCTTTACCGTTGAGCCAGGCATTTACATTCCAAGCGAAAAGCTAGGCATCAGGCTTGAAAACAATGTGTTGATTACCGAATCAGGCAACGTAGACCTGATGGCGAATATTCCGGTTGAAGCAGCGGAAATTGAGGAATTGATGAATGCGTAA
- a CDS encoding 6-pyruvoyl trahydropterin synthase family protein: MVYINRIEHFNAAHRLYNPAWSEERNKEVFGPCANINWHGHNFELIVTVKGEPDPDTGFVIDLKVLGDIIKREVIEKVDHKNLNLDVDFMQGKMASCEIFIMEIWKILERALAPVTEAHLHQLRLYETPKNFVDYFGE; the protein is encoded by the coding sequence ATGGTCTATATCAACAGAATCGAACATTTCAACGCTGCCCACCGGCTCTACAATCCGGCCTGGTCTGAGGAGCGGAATAAGGAAGTTTTTGGTCCTTGCGCCAACATAAACTGGCATGGCCACAACTTTGAATTAATTGTGACGGTAAAAGGAGAGCCCGATCCCGACACCGGCTTCGTCATTGATTTAAAAGTGCTGGGCGATATTATTAAGCGCGAAGTCATCGAGAAAGTTGACCACAAAAACCTAAACCTTGATGTTGATTTTATGCAAGGCAAAATGGCCAGTTGTGAAATCTTTATCATGGAGATCTGGAAAATTCTCGAGCGGGCACTGGCTCCCGTAACCGAAGCGCATCTGCACCAACTTCGACTGTACGAAACACCGAAAAATTTTGTCGATTATTTCGGAGAATAG